The following are from one region of the Lentimicrobiaceae bacterium genome:
- a CDS encoding response regulator transcription factor, with protein MVKPTIHIAIIEPSSIIFEGLASILLKSAYHFHIIRAENIAEYEQSGIKQSIDIVLINPSQIQHNIRNFKQMKRADSRVIWAALVYSYYDKEVIELFDKVLQINDSPENIVTSIYHLFTSSSEIKDTQHNEHLTERETDVLIKLVHGLSNKEIADKLNISIHTVVSHRKNIIQKTGIKSQAGLAIYAISHKIVSIDTLPHIGK; from the coding sequence TTGGTTAAACCTACCATTCATATTGCCATTATTGAACCCTCCTCCATCATTTTTGAGGGACTTGCCTCTATTTTACTCAAATCAGCCTATCATTTTCACATTATACGCGCCGAAAACATTGCTGAATACGAGCAGTCGGGGATAAAACAAAGTATAGACATCGTCTTAATCAATCCCTCTCAAATTCAGCACAACATCAGGAATTTCAAACAAATGAAGAGAGCTGACAGCCGGGTTATTTGGGCAGCACTTGTATATTCATATTATGACAAGGAAGTTATTGAGCTTTTCGACAAAGTGCTGCAAATAAATGATTCGCCTGAAAACATCGTTACTTCTATCTATCACCTGTTTACAAGCAGCAGTGAAATCAAAGACACGCAACATAACGAGCATCTTACTGAAAGAGAGACGGATGTATTGATAAAACTTGTGCATGGCCTTTCAAATAAAGAAATTGCAGACAAACTAAATATCAGTATTCACACAGTGGTTAGTCACCGAAAAAACATCATTCAGAAAACCGGAATCAAGAGTCAGGCAGGATTGGCTATTTACGCCATTTCGCATAAGATAGTAAGTATTGACACATTGCCGCACATAGGAAAATAA
- a CDS encoding pentapeptide repeat-containing protein: protein MESKVQLARCFENLNYVHKMTRNVEFEQCTFIHCDFSDGGFASCKFVDCTFTHCNFSNAGLGNSQLKGVSFVDCKLMGVNFGECSDFLFSVGFKGCMLDYASFTRKKMMKTVFSDSSLKGVDFSFCDLSKSKFDQVDLMDAIFEKAILKEADLRYAINFIIDPEQTNLRKAKFSQQGLAGLLSRYDLIIE from the coding sequence ATGGAGAGTAAAGTACAGCTGGCCAGGTGTTTTGAGAATCTGAATTATGTTCATAAAATGACCCGTAATGTTGAATTTGAACAATGTACTTTTATTCATTGCGATTTTTCAGACGGAGGCTTTGCTTCCTGTAAGTTCGTGGATTGTACATTTACTCATTGTAATTTTTCAAATGCCGGATTGGGCAACAGTCAGCTGAAAGGCGTTTCATTTGTCGATTGCAAGTTAATGGGCGTGAATTTTGGTGAATGTTCTGATTTTCTCTTTAGTGTTGGATTTAAAGGATGTATGCTTGATTATGCATCATTTACCAGAAAAAAGATGATGAAAACTGTGTTTTCTGATTCGTCATTAAAAGGTGTGGACTTTAGCTTTTGTGATCTCTCAAAATCGAAATTTGATCAGGTTGATTTAATGGATGCCATTTTTGAAAAGGCTATATTGAAGGAAGCTGATTTGAGATATGCCATAAATTTTATCATTGATCCGGAGCAAACAAATTTACGCAAGGCAAAGTTTTCTCAGCAAGGTTTGGCAGGGTTACTCTCTCGATACGATTTAATTATTGAATAG
- a CDS encoding ATP-binding cassette domain-containing protein, whose protein sequence is MALDTIIRLANLNVYQRNILVLSEVNLTISKGEFVYLIGKTGTGKSSLLKTLYADLPVTEGEAEVAGYNLLSIKRREVPFLRRKLGIVFQDFQLLSDRSVSDNLLFVLKATGWDDKNAMQERIKDVLEKVGLGTKGFKMPHQLSGGEQQRVSIARALLNDPELILADEPTGNLDPETSKGIMELLIDISKAGRAVLMATHNYSLMEKYPSRTVKCEGGKVSASENNFDQFVGIPAV, encoded by the coding sequence ATGGCCCTCGACACCATCATCAGGCTTGCCAATCTTAATGTATATCAGCGAAATATTCTTGTTTTGTCGGAAGTTAATCTGACCATTTCAAAAGGAGAGTTTGTTTACCTGATAGGGAAAACAGGTACTGGTAAAAGCAGCCTGCTTAAAACATTATATGCTGATTTGCCTGTAACTGAAGGTGAAGCCGAAGTTGCAGGTTATAATCTGTTATCCATAAAAAGGCGCGAAGTTCCTTTTTTGCGCCGAAAGCTGGGGATTGTATTTCAGGATTTTCAATTGCTGTCAGACAGAAGTGTTAGCGATAATCTGTTGTTTGTGCTTAAAGCTACTGGCTGGGACGATAAGAATGCCATGCAGGAACGGATAAAAGACGTGCTCGAAAAAGTTGGATTGGGCACCAAAGGTTTTAAAATGCCTCATCAATTGTCAGGAGGGGAACAGCAAAGGGTGTCAATTGCCCGCGCGCTTTTAAATGATCCTGAGCTTATTCTGGCCGATGAGCCCACGGGTAATCTTGATCCAGAAACATCAAAAGGTATTATGGAGTTGCTTATCGATATTAGCAAAGCCGGCAGGGCAGTGTTAATGGCTACACATAACTATTCGCTTATGGAAAAATATCCGTCGCGCACGGTTAAATGTGAAGGGGGAAAGGTATCAGCTTCCGAAAATAATTTTGATCAGTTTGTCGGCATTCCTGCTGTTTGA